A window of the Lolium perenne isolate Kyuss_39 chromosome 7, Kyuss_2.0, whole genome shotgun sequence genome harbors these coding sequences:
- the LOC127317915 gene encoding serine carboxypeptidase II-2 has product MSGASGPLSVLLLLLAAAVSAAAAGPGSWRGEQERDRVPRVPGQAFNTSFAHYAGYVTVSEERGAALFYWFFEAATDPASKPLVLWLNGGPGCSSIAFGLGEEVGPFHVNADGKGVHMNPYSWNKVANILFLDSPVGVGYSYSNTSADILSNGDERTAKDSLVFLTKWLERFPQYKEREFYLTGESYAGHYVPQLAQAIKRHHEATGDKTINLKGYMVGNALTDDFRDHYGIFQYMWTTGLISDQTYKLLNIFCDFESFVHSSPQCDKILDIASTEAGNIDSYSIFTPTCHSSFASSRNKVVKRLRSVGKMGEQYDPCTEKHSIVYFNLAEVQKALHVNPVIGKSKWETCSEVVNTNWRDCERSVLHIYHELIQYGLRIWMFSGDTDAVIPVTSTRYSIDALKLPTVTPWHAWYDDDGEVGGWSQGYKGLNFVTVRGAGHEVPLHRPKQALTLIKSFLAGSQMPVLSDLHSDM; this is encoded by the exons ATGTCGGGCGCCTCCGGGCCCCTGTccgtcctgctcctgctcctcgccGCAGCCGTCTCCGCAGCGGCGGCGGGGCCCGGGTCGTGGCGGGGGGAGCAGGAGCGGGACCGGGTGCCGCGCGTGCCGGGGCAGGCGTTCAACACCAGCTTCGCGCACTACGCGGGGTACGTCACCGTCAGCGAGGAGCGCGGCGCCGCGCTCTTCTACTGGTTCTTCGAGGCCGCGACCGACCCGGCGTCCAAGCCCCTCGTGCTCTGGCTCAACGGAG GGCCAGGTTGCTCATCAATTGCTTTTGGACTTGGGGAAGAAGTGGGGCCTTTCCATGTTAATGCAGATGGAAAGGGTGTACATATGAATCCTTACTCTTGGAACAAAG TTGCTAATATCTTGTTCCTTGATTCACCGGTTGGTGTTGGTTATTCATATTCAAACACCTCTGCCGATATTTTAAGCAATGGGGATGAGAGGACTG CCAAGGATTCGTTGGTGTTTCTAACCAAGTGGCTTGAACGATTTCCTCAATACAAGGAGCGTGAATTTTATTTAACTGGAGAGAGTTATGCTG GTCACTACGTTCCTCAGTTGGCTCAAGCCATAAAGAGGCACCATGAGGCCACTGGAGACAAAACAATCAATCTTAAGGGTTATATG GTAGGAAATGCCCTGACTGATGATTTCCGTGACCACTATGGAATATTTCAATATATGTGGACCACCGGCTTGATTTCTGATCAAACATACAAGCTACTGAACATTTTCTGTGACTTTGAGTCCTTTGTGCATTCATCTCCACAATGTGATAAGATTCTTGACATTGCTAGCACTGAAGCTGGGAACATTGATTCATATAGCATCTTCACACCTACTTGTCATTCATCTTTTGCCTCCTCAAGGAACAAAGTGGTGAAAAGGCTTCGG TCTGTTGGAAAAATGGGAGAGCAGTATGATCCATGCACTGAAAAGCATTCAATTGTATACTTCAATCTAGCTGAGGTGCAGAAGGCACTTCACGTTAATCCAGTCATTGGCAAATCAAAATGGGAGACCTGCAG TGAAGTTGTTAACACTAATTGGAGGGACTGTGAAAGATCTGTACTGCATATCTATCATGAACTTATACAGTATGGGCTTCGTATATGGATGTTCAG TGGAGACACAGATGCGGTGATTCCAGTAACATCAACTAGATACAGTATTGATGCTCTCAAGCTTCCAACAGTGACTCCTTGGCATGCTTGGTatgatgatgatggcgag GTCGGTGGCTGGAGCCAAGGGTACAAGGGTCTCAACTTTGTGACTGTGAGGGGTGCAGGTCACGAGGTTCCTCTGCACCGGCCCAAGCAAGCTCTTACTCTCATCAAATCATTTCTGGCTGGGAGCCAAATGCCTGTGCTGTCTGATCTACACAGCGATATGTAA
- the LOC127316151 gene encoding uncharacterized mitochondrial protein AtMg00310-like produces the protein MNRPRRGMLWKGKATCSGGDCQVAWRDMCRSREEGGLGVRDLHCQNVSLLLKFVHKLLRGDDTPWTRWVRRWYGLGGISSPPSPTDTPSWRAFKRVFSIYRGLTKVKVGDGSTTSFWFDN, from the coding sequence ATGAACAGGCCGCGGCGCGGCATGCTCTGGAAGGGAAAAGCCACCTGCTCGGGTGGTGACTGTCAGGTGGCCTGGCGTGATATGTGCCGCTCGCGCGAGGAGGGAGGCCTGGGCGTTCGTGACCTCCACTGTCAGAACGTAAGCCTCCTCCTGAAGTTCGTGCACAAGCTGTTGCGCGGCGACGACACTCCTTGGACGCGGTGGGTTCGCCGATGGTATGGCCTTGGAGGCATCTCCAGTCCACCCTCGCCGACGGACACCCCCAGCTGGCGCGCCTTCAAGCGTGTCTTCTCCATATACCGTGGCCTCACCAAGGTGAAAGTAGGGGATGGCTCGACGACCTCCTTTTGGTTTGACAACTAG